The Eleginops maclovinus isolate JMC-PN-2008 ecotype Puerto Natales chromosome 3, JC_Emac_rtc_rv5, whole genome shotgun sequence genome includes a region encoding these proteins:
- the wnt4b gene encoding wingless-type MMTV integration site family, member 4b produces the protein MPTVSTVNLTAPLLLLLLWATHPTMATNWLSLARLPRSRPVSGAAPCARLRGLTPGQVGVCRARGEVMESVRKAAEMVIEECQHQFRNRRWNCSTTSRGINVFGRVMNQGTREAAFVHALSSAAVAVAVTRACTRGELDRCGCDRKVRGVSPEGFQWSGCSDNLSYGVAFSQTFVDEPERAKGVSAGRPLMNLHNNEAGRKAILHNMQVECKCHGVSGSCELRTCWKVMPPFRRVGVVLKERFDGATEVRLTRIGSRTALLPRDPQVKPPAARDLLYLAPSPDFCHLDPDNGIPGTAGRRCNGTSRLAPDGCELVCCGPGYRAGRAEVVQRCSCKFSWCCSVRCQQCKNTVTIHTCRV, from the exons ATGCCAACTGTCTCCACTGTCAATCTCACGGCaccactcctcctcctgttgcTATGGGCAACCCACCCCACCATGGCAACCAACTGGCT CTCCCTGGCGAGGCTGCCTCGCTCCAGGCCCGTGTCCGGTGCTGCTCCATGTGCCCGGCTGAGGGGGCTGACCCCGGGGCAGGTGGGGGTGTGCAGGGCGCGAGGGGAGGTCATGGAGTCCGTACGCAAGGCAGCCGAGATGGTCATAGAAGAG TGCCAGCACCAGTTCAGGAATCGCCGCTGGAACTGTTCCACCACATCACGAGGGATCAACGTTTTTGGCAGAGTCATGAACCAAG GGACTCGTGAGGCGGCCTTTGTGCACGCCCTGTCCTCTGCAGCAGTGGCAGTGGCGGTGACACGAGCCTGCACCCGCGGGGAGCTGGATAGGTGTGGCTGCGACAGGAAGGTCAGGGGGGTCAGCCCAGAGG GCTTCCAGTGGTCAGGCTGCAGTGACAACCTGTCCTACGGTGTGGCTTTCTCCCAAACATTTGTGGATGAACCAGAACGAGCCAAGGGGGTGTCAGCGGGGAGACCACTCATGAACCTCCACAACAACGAGGCAGGCAGAAAG gcCATCCTTCACAACATGCAGGTGGAGTGTAAGTGTCATGGCGTCTCCGGCTCCTGTGAGTTGAGGACCTGCTGGAAGGTTATGCCTCCTTTCAGGCGCGTTGGTGTGGTGCTCAAGGAACGCTTTGATGGAGCCACAGAG GTCCGCCTGACCCGTATAGGATCCAGGACAGCCCTGCTCCCCCGCGACCCGCAGGTTAAACCCCCCGCTGCCAGAGACCTCCTGTACCTTGCCCCCTCTCCAGATTTCTGCCACCTCGACCCCGACAACGGTATCCCCGGCACTGCTGGTAGGAGGTGTAACG GAACCTCTCGTCTGGCACCGGATGGCTGTGAGCTGGTGTGCTGCGGGCCGGGCTACAGGGCGGGTCGAGCGGAGGTGGTGCAGCGCTGCTCCTGCAAGTTCTCCTGGTGCTGCTCCGTCCGCTGCCAGCAGTGCAAGAACACCGTCACCATCCACACCTGCCGAGTCTAA
- the cdc42l gene encoding cell division cycle 42, like, with product MQTIKCVVVGDGAVGKTCLLISYTTNKFPSEYVPTVFDNYAVTVMIGGEPYTLGLFDTAGQEDYDRLRPLSYPQTDVFLVCFSSVSPSSFENVKEKWVPEISHHCPRTPFLLVGTQVDLREDSNTIEKLAKNKQRPLYPESGEKLARELKAVKYVECSALTQRGLKNVFDEAILAALEPPETKTKRKCVLL from the exons aTGCAGACTATAAAATGTGTGGTGGTAGGCGACGGCGCTGTAGGAAAGACCTGCTTACTGATCTCCTACACAACCAACAAGTTCCCCTCAGAATACGTGCCCACG gttttcGACAATTATGCAGTGACGGTGATGATCGGGGGAGAGCCCTATACACTGGGATTATTTGATACAGCAG GTCAGGAGGATTACGACAGGCTGCGTCCTCTCAGCTATCCTCAGACAGACGTGTTCCTCGTATGTTTCTCCAGCGTCTCCCCCTCGTCATTTGAAAACGTCAAAGAGAAG TGGGTTCCTGAGATTTCTCATCACTGCCCGCGCACCCCCTTCCTGCTAGTGGGCACGCAGGTTGATCTGCGGGAAGACAGCAACACGATCGAGAAGCTGGCGAAGAACAAACAGCGCCCCCTATATCCTGAGAGCGGGGAGAAGCTGGCGCGTGAGCTGAAGGCTGTCAAATACGTGGAGTGCTCTGCTCTGACACAG CGAGGGCTGAAGAATGTGTTTGACGAGGCCATCCTGGCCGCCCTGGAGCCTCCTGAGACCAAAACCAAGAGAAAGTGCGTCCTGCTATAG
- the mlf2 gene encoding myeloid leukemia factor 2 yields MFRYLNDVDDDPYMMDPFAAHRQQMRMMFGPFGMDPFALAPQIQPPRAPRRQAGAMTPFGMMGMGGGGGFMDMFGMMGEMMGNVDRMSGSPNCQTFSSSTVISYSSSDAGPPEVYQQTSATRTGPGGIRETRQSMRDSESGLERLAIGHHIGERGHVMERSRNRRTGDREERQDFINLDETDAVAFDEEWRREAGRYVPPTARALEYGRDRRGGGQQLALPAPPSPTTPPGHRHESPRHRAPQSRPRYDW; encoded by the exons ATGTTTCGGTACTTGAATGACGTTGATGACGACCCCTACATGAT GGATCCATTTGCTGCTCACAGGCAGCAGATGAGGATGATGTTCGGACCCTTCGGCATGGATCCTTTTGCCCTCGCCCCCCAGATACAACCCCCCCGTGCACCACGCAGACAG gcTGGTGCAATGACTCCCTTCGGCATGATGGGAATG GGTGGTGGAGGAGGGTTCATGGATATGTTTGGCATGATGGGAGAAATGATGGGAAACGTG GATAGAATGTCCGGCTCACCGAACTGTCAGACGTTTTCCTCTTCGACGGTGATCTCCTACTCCTCTTCAGACGCAGGGCCTCCTGAAGTTTATCAGCAGACCAGTGCGACGAGAACAGGCCCAGGAGGG ATCCGTGAGACGCGGCAGTCGATGAGGGACAGCGAGAGCGGCCTGGAGCGTCTCGCCATCGGACACCACATCGGGGAGCGTGGACACGTAATGGAGCGTTCACGAAATCGCCGCACCGGAGACCGCGAGGAACGACAAGACTTCATTAACCTTGATGAGA CTGATGCTGTAGCGTTCGacgaggagtggaggagggaggcaggAAGGTACGTCCCCCCGACCGCCCGGGCGCTGGAATACGGCCGAGATCGACGGGGGGGAGGTCAGCAGCTGGCCCTCCCTGCACCCCCCAGCCCCACGACCCCACCCGGACACCGGCACGAGTCGCCCAGACACCGTGCGCCCCAGAGCCGCCCGCGCTACGACTGGTGA